A single window of Rubripirellula lacrimiformis DNA harbors:
- a CDS encoding KdsC family phosphatase, with protein sequence MNSNQRSDADHAANIRCILSDVDGVMTDGRIIYDAAGLETKRFHVRDGLGIKLWMQSGFAFGILTARTSPMVDRRAKELGITAVKQGYEDKWPAAIEMMASLGCTADQVCYIGDDLPDVPVMQQVGLSVAPADAARDVRETADWNLQGLGGEGVLRELIERLLRAGGRWEEHVRRTA encoded by the coding sequence ATGAATTCGAATCAGCGCAGCGACGCCGATCATGCTGCGAACATCCGCTGCATCTTGTCGGATGTCGACGGTGTGATGACCGACGGACGAATCATCTACGACGCCGCTGGGCTAGAAACAAAGCGTTTTCACGTTCGTGATGGGTTGGGGATCAAGTTGTGGATGCAGTCTGGATTTGCCTTTGGGATCCTGACCGCACGAACCAGTCCAATGGTGGATCGTCGTGCCAAAGAACTGGGGATCACAGCGGTCAAGCAAGGGTACGAAGACAAGTGGCCCGCCGCCATTGAAATGATGGCTTCGTTGGGCTGCACCGCCGACCAAGTTTGTTACATCGGCGACGATCTGCCGGACGTCCCCGTGATGCAACAGGTGGGACTATCGGTTGCACCGGCGGACGCAGCACGTGACGTTCGCGAAACCGCTGATTGGAATCTGCAGGGTCTTGGCGGCGAGGGCGTTCTGCGTGAATTGATCGAACGATTGTTGCGAGCTGGCGGACGATGGGAGGAACACGTTCGACGTACAGCCTAG
- a CDS encoding KpsF/GutQ family sugar-phosphate isomerase, giving the protein MSVPARSSSSARTPALQSHPGTSLFERLGWLRKVASAEGHAILSAASSLSIEAVRAAEMTANCEGCVMVTGVGKAGLVGQKLVATLASTGTPAHFLHPSEAIHGDLGRVRPGDIVWALSNSGRSEEVVRIAAHLAENSAGLIAITASDDNPLAVAADCVVAIGRHDEACPNGLAPTSSTAVMMAVGDAVAMLASSLRNFTPQDFARFHPGGSLGRKLATVDQVMRDIDSCRVCSDQTTIRDAMIGKNEDGSKPQGRRTGAIMLTDADGRLSGLFTDSDLARLLGRRDDASLDQPIATRMTKQPTTTTTESLLQEAMAVMSHRRISELPVIDHDHRPIGMIDITDIVALSDDDSSKILKL; this is encoded by the coding sequence GTGTCTGTTCCTGCTAGATCTTCATCATCGGCACGCACTCCTGCGCTGCAATCGCATCCAGGGACGTCGCTGTTCGAACGATTGGGTTGGCTGCGGAAGGTTGCGTCGGCCGAAGGGCATGCGATTCTGTCCGCCGCCTCGTCGCTGTCGATCGAAGCGGTTCGAGCGGCTGAAATGACGGCGAACTGCGAAGGATGTGTCATGGTCACGGGGGTGGGGAAGGCCGGTCTGGTGGGCCAGAAACTGGTTGCCACCCTAGCCAGCACAGGCACTCCCGCTCACTTTTTGCACCCATCCGAAGCCATTCACGGTGACCTGGGCCGGGTTCGACCGGGGGACATCGTGTGGGCACTTAGCAATTCGGGCCGCAGCGAAGAGGTGGTGCGAATCGCGGCACACTTGGCTGAAAATAGCGCCGGTCTGATCGCCATCACGGCTAGCGACGACAATCCACTTGCGGTGGCCGCCGATTGCGTGGTCGCGATCGGGCGTCACGACGAAGCCTGTCCCAACGGATTGGCGCCCACCAGCAGCACGGCGGTGATGATGGCCGTCGGTGATGCGGTCGCGATGCTGGCGAGTTCACTGCGGAACTTTACGCCTCAAGACTTCGCTCGATTCCATCCCGGTGGATCGTTAGGCCGCAAACTGGCTACCGTTGACCAGGTGATGCGAGACATCGATTCGTGCCGAGTATGCAGCGATCAGACCACCATTCGCGACGCCATGATTGGTAAAAACGAAGACGGATCCAAGCCACAGGGACGCCGTACCGGCGCGATCATGCTGACCGACGCCGATGGCAGGCTTTCGGGATTGTTTACCGACAGCGATCTGGCTCGATTGTTGGGGCGACGCGACGACGCATCGCTGGATCAACCAATCGCCACTCGAATGACCAAGCAGCCCACGACGACCACGACCGAGTCGCTGTTGCAAGAAGCGATGGCGGTCATGTCCCATCGGCGGATCAGCGAACTGCCCGTCATCGACCATGACCATCGCCCGATCGGGATGATCGACATCACGGACATCGTGGCGTTGTCCGATGACGATTCATCCAAGATTTTGAAACTTTAG
- a CDS encoding ECF-type sigma factor, with amino-acid sequence MDDVTQILEQIERGDPTAPDQLMPLVYSELRRLAAAKIARESAGHTLQATALVHEAYVRLVGSVPDRSFSDRRHFFAAAATAMKRILVDRARAQYR; translated from the coding sequence ATGGACGATGTCACGCAAATTCTAGAACAGATCGAACGGGGCGACCCCACGGCGCCGGATCAGTTGATGCCGTTGGTTTATAGCGAGCTGCGTCGGTTGGCGGCCGCTAAGATTGCTCGCGAGTCTGCTGGCCACACGCTTCAAGCCACAGCATTGGTCCATGAAGCCTATGTCCGGCTGGTGGGCAGCGTCCCGGACCGTTCGTTCAGCGATCGTCGACATTTCTTTGCCGCCGCTGCAACCGCCATGAAACGCATTTTGGTGGATCGAGCCAGAGCCCAATACCGCTAA
- a CDS encoding IS4 family transposase, with amino-acid sequence MKELGDFCGSEQAKFTSQPVSERIRCLKKIISKRKVNAIIGKGNPGRRKCSKCPAPMMVWFTIALGIFGDDSYRQVFKSLHRFAKNATPTRSALTLARTKLGIPVLAEVYRSVVKCLCDETTRGAFYHGLRLVAVDGFVLDLPDSEANCRAFGKPKNGSSLGAFPQVRIVALCEVGSHVFFEFLAKPIRYGEVTLAKHVYRSLPADSLLTFDIGFFATKLVKIVLERKSHFLGRSKVSRILKPIETLRDGSYLAKIYDTDYERIHDRNGTTIRVIEYTLDDPQRVGHNEVHRLVTSMLDPLEHPATVLIELYHERWEEEIAIDEIKIRARTAATLRSQSPAGVIQEVYGLLTAHFVVRKTMFEAASQATGAPRRISFTGALKILRVRLPEAPRIDRGIKQWRENLIAEISEEVLPERRNRINPRVIKKTQSKWPKAQPEHRKRPKLEKKFPDAVKLLI; translated from the coding sequence ATGAAAGAGCTTGGCGATTTTTGTGGTTCAGAGCAAGCCAAATTTACGAGTCAGCCCGTTAGCGAGCGGATCCGATGCCTCAAGAAAATCATCTCAAAACGCAAGGTCAATGCGATCATTGGCAAGGGCAATCCTGGCCGGAGGAAGTGTTCAAAATGCCCGGCTCCCATGATGGTCTGGTTCACCATCGCACTGGGGATCTTTGGCGATGATTCGTACCGACAAGTCTTTAAGTCACTGCACCGATTCGCCAAGAATGCGACACCGACTCGGAGTGCCTTGACTCTGGCAAGAACCAAGCTTGGAATTCCAGTGCTCGCCGAAGTGTACCGCAGTGTCGTGAAGTGCCTTTGTGACGAAACGACTCGCGGTGCTTTTTACCATGGCTTGCGATTGGTCGCCGTCGATGGTTTCGTCTTGGACTTACCCGACAGCGAAGCAAACTGCCGGGCCTTTGGAAAACCCAAGAACGGTTCTTCACTGGGAGCCTTTCCCCAGGTCCGGATCGTGGCGCTTTGCGAAGTCGGTTCGCATGTCTTCTTCGAATTCCTTGCCAAGCCGATTCGCTATGGGGAAGTCACACTGGCCAAGCACGTTTATCGCAGCCTTCCTGCGGACTCTTTGTTGACTTTTGACATCGGTTTTTTCGCCACAAAACTGGTAAAAATCGTCTTGGAACGGAAATCACACTTCCTCGGTCGATCGAAAGTCTCACGCATTCTCAAGCCGATCGAGACGCTGCGTGATGGATCTTACTTGGCAAAGATTTACGACACCGACTACGAACGAATTCACGATCGAAACGGAACCACCATTCGCGTCATCGAGTACACCTTGGATGACCCGCAACGTGTCGGACACAATGAAGTTCATCGCTTGGTCACCTCCATGCTTGATCCATTGGAACATCCCGCGACGGTGTTGATCGAACTGTATCACGAGCGTTGGGAAGAGGAGATCGCGATTGACGAGATCAAGATTCGTGCACGCACTGCCGCGACGCTTCGCAGCCAGAGTCCAGCGGGTGTGATCCAAGAAGTCTATGGCCTGCTAACGGCACACTTCGTCGTTCGCAAAACGATGTTCGAAGCGGCTTCGCAGGCGACAGGCGCGCCGCGTCGAATCTCATTTACTGGTGCGTTGAAAATTCTCCGCGTTCGCCTCCCCGAGGCTCCTCGCATCGATCGAGGGATCAAGCAGTGGCGTGAAAACTTGATCGCCGAAATCAGCGAAGAAGTCTTGCCCGAACGTCGCAATCGAATCAATCCGCGAGTAATCAAAAAAACGCAAAGCAAATGGCCCAAAGCACAGCCTGAACACCGAAAACGGCCGAAGCTCGAGAAGAAATTCCCCGACGCCGTCAAGCTGCTAATTTAG
- a CDS encoding serine/threonine-protein kinase, translated as MSQLRLRSTFEGPHAFEQLSGEPASHSLLALLEEYLDRVESDLAFDRVRWGRLACESNPELADAIRDGISQIDALTLLSGGVPVHTPQIPGYQILRRIGHGGVGVVYEAIEQSLDRRVALKVFPAAMDTSSKAHARFLIEAQAAARLDHPGIVPIYRIGADPGAGTPAFLCMKLIDGESLDRVVAERTSWCSQPSCDHTNHAAFIGSSVRWIIEAAEAIADAHSCGVIHRDIKPSNLMVDRDDRLWVTDFGLARLATGQSDVSLTQTGDRVGTMAYMSPQQAAGEPVDGRTDVYSLGLTLFELLCGSRAIGGETVGDVQTVRDQTDCFHVRDRIAWIPRDLDTIIAKATSRDVADRYQSAMGFAEDLRRFQCGTPIMAKPRSIADRSAKWLMRHRRFCAFIATVMVFATTASWAVMASLTIANQRTKQALEDSQSNLRRSEEVLDRFGLLAAERLRDVAGAEAVRHELLKQTLLYYQDYANRIDGDSHFIEQNAVTHFKAGQIIDEIGANADAISAYQASARLFDDAESLSPLGQKTQALTWNNLAVLKAEAGEMDIAVDLYQRAILRLSGTELARSLGNYAVTMIQAGDRWQAADLIQRGLRVLDDGDDDSDAVAVRAMLVSQWTFLTRGQPESLESCNQTIDLLRGNRQTDNGLADDRSTWMLATALANRAAITHDPSDLRESLALLDTVRPTFENDRLFLSDLATRQNDLGRLLLNLKDARNALKWLLAAEATLTELCRRDQQAGHYRIALAGVLHNLGRAYAIVDDKPGALAYFDRSVTIQKQFDDGPEQHTTPFDVARNELLRQTIADMKRVERMR; from the coding sequence ATGAGTCAGTTGCGTCTTCGCTCGACATTTGAGGGACCTCATGCTTTTGAACAGCTTTCGGGCGAGCCCGCGTCCCATAGTTTGCTGGCCCTTTTAGAAGAGTACCTCGATCGCGTTGAATCAGACTTGGCGTTTGACCGAGTTCGATGGGGCCGACTGGCTTGCGAATCGAATCCGGAATTAGCGGATGCAATTCGCGATGGGATCAGCCAGATTGATGCGCTAACCCTTCTTTCCGGTGGGGTACCGGTCCACACGCCGCAGATTCCTGGATACCAAATTTTGCGTCGAATCGGCCACGGTGGGGTTGGCGTGGTCTACGAAGCGATCGAACAGTCTTTGGATCGCCGCGTTGCATTGAAGGTTTTCCCCGCGGCCATGGATACGTCCAGCAAGGCGCATGCTCGGTTCCTGATCGAGGCTCAGGCGGCTGCCCGACTGGATCATCCGGGGATCGTTCCGATCTATCGTATCGGCGCAGACCCCGGTGCCGGGACGCCTGCCTTTCTATGCATGAAGCTGATCGACGGCGAGTCGCTTGATCGAGTGGTCGCTGAACGGACGAGCTGGTGCTCGCAGCCTTCATGCGATCACACGAACCATGCTGCGTTTATCGGATCCAGTGTTCGCTGGATCATTGAGGCGGCCGAAGCGATCGCAGATGCGCATTCCTGCGGCGTCATTCATCGCGACATAAAGCCATCCAATCTAATGGTCGACCGCGACGATCGGCTTTGGGTTACTGATTTTGGTCTCGCGCGTTTGGCCACCGGCCAGAGCGACGTATCGTTGACGCAGACGGGGGATCGCGTCGGGACGATGGCATACATGAGCCCGCAGCAGGCGGCGGGCGAGCCCGTGGACGGACGCACCGACGTGTATTCGCTAGGGCTGACGTTATTCGAGCTGCTTTGCGGATCGCGTGCGATCGGCGGAGAAACGGTTGGCGATGTCCAAACGGTCCGTGACCAGACCGATTGTTTTCATGTTCGCGATCGTATCGCATGGATTCCACGCGACCTGGACACGATCATCGCCAAAGCGACCTCACGCGACGTAGCTGATCGGTATCAGTCAGCGATGGGGTTTGCCGAAGACCTGCGTCGTTTTCAATGTGGGACGCCAATCATGGCCAAGCCACGATCCATTGCAGATCGGTCGGCGAAATGGTTGATGCGGCATCGACGATTTTGTGCCTTCATTGCGACGGTGATGGTGTTTGCCACCACAGCATCGTGGGCGGTGATGGCCAGCCTAACCATCGCCAACCAACGGACCAAACAAGCTCTTGAAGATTCGCAGTCTAACCTACGTAGGTCGGAGGAAGTACTTGATCGGTTTGGATTGCTTGCGGCGGAAAGGCTGCGAGATGTCGCCGGTGCCGAAGCCGTTCGTCACGAACTGCTGAAACAAACGCTGCTGTACTACCAGGACTATGCCAACCGTATCGATGGTGACAGCCACTTCATCGAACAGAACGCAGTGACCCATTTCAAAGCCGGTCAGATCATCGACGAGATCGGTGCAAACGCAGATGCGATCTCGGCATACCAGGCATCTGCAAGGCTCTTCGACGATGCAGAGTCGCTATCGCCGCTTGGCCAGAAAACACAAGCCTTGACCTGGAACAACCTAGCGGTGTTGAAGGCAGAGGCGGGTGAGATGGACATTGCTGTCGACCTGTACCAACGAGCCATTCTTCGGCTGTCCGGTACCGAGCTGGCACGCAGCTTGGGAAACTATGCGGTGACGATGATCCAAGCCGGGGACCGCTGGCAGGCCGCGGATTTGATCCAGCGAGGCCTCCGTGTTCTGGACGATGGCGACGATGATTCAGATGCCGTCGCTGTTCGTGCGATGCTAGTCAGCCAATGGACGTTTTTGACACGTGGTCAGCCGGAGTCACTGGAAAGTTGCAATCAAACGATTGACCTACTGCGCGGTAACAGGCAAACGGACAATGGATTGGCGGATGACCGATCAACATGGATGCTAGCGACAGCTTTGGCCAATCGAGCGGCGATTACTCATGACCCTAGCGATCTGCGTGAATCGCTGGCACTACTGGACACGGTCCGACCAACTTTCGAAAACGATCGTCTGTTCTTGTCCGATTTGGCGACCAGACAGAATGATCTGGGCCGCTTGCTGCTGAACCTAAAGGATGCTCGAAACGCATTGAAATGGTTGTTAGCCGCCGAAGCTACTTTGACAGAACTTTGCCGCCGGGATCAACAAGCGGGCCATTACCGCATCGCATTGGCAGGTGTGCTTCATAACCTGGGGCGAGCCTATGCGATCGTGGATGACAAACCCGGGGCCTTGGCATATTTCGATCGTTCGGTGACCATTCAAAAACAGTTCGATGATGGTCCCGAGCAACATACGACGCCGTTCGATGTGGCCCGAAATGAACTACTGAGGCAGACGATTGCAGACATGAAAAGAGTGGAGCGGATGAGATGA
- a CDS encoding sigma-70 family RNA polymerase sigma factor, which translates to MSSSRIDHQAGLLQLARAGNPSAMQDLFACYQHYLRLLARSNLSSKVKSRVTVSDVIQETFLHAIESFEQFRGASTDEFVAWIRSILASRIADAHEKHLHAARRDVRREVSMEAINASLSRSSFGLASIAHDHLQQSPGTIASQQEHAILVADAIGNLPPDYQQVIVMRHFDGRSFDQIAQELGRSSGAVRMLWLRAIQRMKRNLTEIRS; encoded by the coding sequence ATGTCATCTTCTCGAATCGATCATCAGGCTGGCCTGTTGCAGTTGGCGCGTGCTGGGAACCCCTCAGCAATGCAGGACTTGTTTGCGTGCTACCAACACTACTTGCGTCTACTTGCACGCAGCAACTTGTCGTCCAAAGTGAAATCTCGCGTAACGGTTTCCGACGTGATCCAGGAAACCTTCCTGCATGCGATTGAATCGTTCGAGCAGTTTCGGGGGGCATCCACCGACGAGTTTGTGGCTTGGATCCGATCCATTTTGGCCAGCCGTATCGCGGACGCGCACGAGAAACATTTGCACGCAGCGAGGCGTGACGTTCGACGTGAAGTTTCGATGGAAGCGATCAATGCGAGCCTCAGCCGTTCTAGCTTCGGGCTTGCATCGATCGCGCATGATCATTTGCAGCAATCGCCGGGAACGATCGCATCGCAGCAGGAACACGCCATCTTGGTAGCGGATGCCATTGGCAATCTTCCTCCGGATTACCAGCAAGTCATCGTCATGCGGCACTTCGATGGGAGATCGTTTGACCAGATCGCCCAGGAATTGGGGCGGTCCAGTGGCGCCGTTCGCATGTTGTGGCTGCGTGCGATCCAAAGGATGAAGCGAAACTTAACGGAGATTCGTTCATGA